Proteins from a single region of Amorphus orientalis:
- a CDS encoding 2-hydroxychromene-2-carboxylate isomerase, with the protein MTAAIDYFYTPISGYAYLGEPRLMEIARTAGARVRFRPMDIAAVFKASGTTPPAAQSPARLAYRLADLAREAKRAGLPITPKPKHWPVPSAPAGQLILAAEADGIDPHRVSFALLKAIYAEERDISDRTTLAAILTDLGLDADRLIARSETPEIEAAFAANTEAAIAAGVFGSPTYVVGEEMFFGQDRLDALAWHLSQSTMAA; encoded by the coding sequence ATGACCGCCGCAATCGACTACTTCTATACGCCGATCTCCGGCTACGCCTATCTGGGCGAGCCGCGGCTGATGGAGATCGCCCGGACAGCGGGGGCTCGCGTCCGCTTCCGGCCGATGGACATCGCGGCGGTCTTCAAGGCGAGCGGGACGACGCCGCCGGCGGCCCAGTCGCCGGCCCGCCTTGCCTATCGATTGGCCGACCTGGCCCGCGAAGCGAAGCGCGCGGGTCTTCCGATCACCCCGAAGCCGAAACACTGGCCGGTGCCGTCCGCGCCGGCCGGACAGCTCATCCTCGCCGCCGAGGCGGACGGGATCGATCCGCATCGGGTGTCGTTCGCGCTCCTTAAGGCGATCTACGCAGAGGAGCGCGACATCTCCGACCGCACGACCCTGGCCGCGATCCTGACCGACCTCGGCCTCGACGCGGACCGGCTGATCGCCCGCTCCGAAACGCCGGAGATCGAGGCGGCCTTCGCGGCAAACACCGAAGCGGCGATCGCGGCCGGTGTATTCGGATCGCCGACCTACGTGGTCGGCGAGGAGATGTTCTTCGGACAGGACCGGCTCGACGCACTGGCCTGGCACCTCTCCCAATCGACCATGGCGGCCTGA
- a CDS encoding sulfurtransferase — protein MTKTLVSPKDLEAMMAAGNVVVIDTRSPEAYAAGHIPGAVNLHDIFTYLATSTAEGMKELTEKFAAEFGGAGLSGKETAVLCEQSMASGFGQSCRGYFLLKYLGYPDAAILHGGVSAWEAEGLPMSTETPSPTPATFPVDPASASLIADMADVKAALGDPAVTLLDVRDVDEWIGESSSPYGKDFCPRKGRLPGAVWIEWYRVMKPSPAGQVFKTPDELKAEFATVGIKPGDKVIVYCFKGARASNTFVALAEAGITDVSIYFGSWNEWSRDPELPIEEGLPFAKTLEPAE, from the coding sequence ATGACCAAGACGCTTGTTTCTCCAAAAGATCTCGAAGCCATGATGGCGGCCGGCAACGTCGTCGTGATCGACACCCGAAGCCCGGAGGCCTACGCCGCCGGCCATATTCCCGGGGCGGTCAATCTGCACGACATCTTCACCTATCTCGCCACCTCCACGGCGGAAGGCATGAAGGAGCTGACCGAAAAATTCGCGGCCGAATTCGGCGGTGCCGGCCTCTCCGGCAAGGAGACCGCCGTTCTGTGCGAACAGTCGATGGCGAGCGGCTTCGGCCAGTCCTGCCGCGGCTATTTCCTGCTGAAGTATCTGGGCTATCCGGACGCCGCGATCCTGCACGGCGGTGTCTCCGCGTGGGAGGCCGAAGGCCTGCCCATGTCGACGGAAACGCCGAGCCCGACCCCTGCCACCTTCCCGGTCGATCCGGCGAGCGCCTCCCTGATCGCCGACATGGCCGACGTGAAGGCCGCCCTCGGCGATCCGGCGGTCACCCTTCTCGACGTCCGCGACGTCGATGAATGGATCGGCGAGTCCTCCTCCCCCTACGGCAAGGATTTCTGCCCGCGCAAGGGACGACTCCCGGGTGCCGTCTGGATCGAGTGGTACCGGGTGATGAAGCCGTCGCCCGCCGGCCAGGTTTTCAAGACGCCGGACGAGTTGAAGGCGGAGTTCGCCACGGTCGGCATCAAGCCTGGCGACAAGGTGATCGTCTACTGCTTCAAGGGCGCGCGGGCCTCCAACACCTTCGTGGCGCTTGCCGAAGCCGGGATCACCGACGTCTCGATCTATTTCGGATCCTGGAACGAGTGGTCGCGCGATCCGGAGCTTCCCATCGAGGAAGGCCTGCCGTTCGCCAAGACGCTCGAGCCGGCGGAGTAG